In a single window of the Bacillus clarus genome:
- the phoU gene encoding phosphate signaling complex protein PhoU, which produces MAREQFHYDLQTLQEKVIELGELAREALLLAMEGLRKKNVEKALEVIDGDYRMDHLEEEINDLALMLITKQQPVASDLRRIFVSIKTATDLERIADHAVNIAKSTIRLGEKEISASLHNIEDMFAIANKMLNLSLEAYEQENLTFAKQIAEMDDSVDEIYGKAIREFISSIPERPEAITQITQLSFVARYIERVADHITNIAENVFYLVKGKHYLLNE; this is translated from the coding sequence ATGGCAAGAGAACAGTTTCATTATGACTTACAAACGTTGCAAGAAAAGGTAATTGAACTTGGTGAGTTAGCGAGAGAAGCTTTATTGCTCGCTATGGAGGGTCTCCGAAAAAAAAATGTAGAGAAAGCGCTGGAAGTCATTGATGGTGATTATCGTATGGATCATTTAGAAGAGGAAATAAATGACCTTGCTCTTATGTTAATTACAAAACAGCAGCCTGTAGCAAGTGATTTAAGAAGGATTTTTGTTTCGATTAAAACAGCAACAGATTTAGAGCGTATTGCAGATCATGCTGTAAATATTGCAAAATCAACAATTCGACTTGGAGAAAAAGAAATTTCTGCTAGCTTGCATAATATAGAGGACATGTTTGCAATTGCTAATAAAATGTTAAATCTATCGTTAGAAGCATATGAGCAAGAAAATTTAACGTTTGCAAAACAAATTGCTGAAATGGATGATTCTGTTGATGAAATATATGGAAAAGCCATTCGTGAATTTATATCTTCTATCCCTGAGCGACCTGAAGCAATTACACAAATTACACAATTATCTTTTGTAGCAAGGTATATCGAGCGTGTAGCAGATCACATTACAAATATTGCTGAAAATGTTTTTTATTTAGTAAAAGGCAAGCATTATTTATTAAATGAATAG
- the pstB gene encoding phosphate ABC transporter ATP-binding protein, translating into MVATVVNVQVKNEKDIETMPKKVVFDTKNLNLWYGEDHALKDINLSIHENEVTAIIGPSGCGKSTYLKTLNRMVELVPIVRTTGVIEYRERNIFDKSYPVEELRTHVGMVFQKPNPFPKSIYENVAYGPKIHGIRDKKTLDAIVEKSLRGAAIWDELKDRLHDNAYGLSGGQQQRLCIARCLAIEPDVILMDEPTSALDPISTLKVEELIQELKKDFSIVIVTHNMQQAARISDKTAFFLSGEVVEYTGTNKLFTTPTDKRTEDYITGRFG; encoded by the coding sequence ATGGTTGCAACAGTAGTGAATGTACAAGTGAAAAATGAAAAAGATATTGAGACAATGCCAAAGAAAGTCGTATTTGATACGAAAAATTTAAACTTATGGTATGGGGAAGATCATGCTTTAAAAGATATAAACTTAAGCATTCATGAGAATGAAGTGACAGCAATTATCGGGCCAAGTGGCTGCGGGAAATCAACTTACTTAAAAACATTGAATCGTATGGTTGAGTTAGTACCCATCGTTCGTACAACAGGAGTAATTGAATATCGAGAACGAAATATATTTGATAAGTCGTACCCAGTTGAAGAATTACGTACCCATGTTGGGATGGTATTCCAAAAACCAAATCCATTTCCAAAATCTATTTATGAAAATGTTGCATACGGCCCAAAAATTCACGGTATTCGTGATAAGAAGACGCTTGATGCAATTGTTGAAAAAAGTTTACGTGGGGCTGCTATTTGGGATGAATTAAAAGATCGATTACATGATAATGCGTATGGCTTATCCGGTGGACAGCAGCAACGTCTATGTATTGCACGCTGCTTAGCAATTGAGCCAGATGTTATTTTAATGGATGAGCCAACATCAGCCTTAGATCCAATTTCTACATTAAAGGTAGAAGAACTGATCCAAGAGTTAAAGAAAGATTTTAGTATTGTCATCGTGACTCATAATATGCAGCAAGCAGCGCGTATTTCAGATAAAACAGCGTTCTTCTTAAGTGGAGAAGTTGTGGAGTACACAGGTACAAATAAACTATTTACAACACCTACGGATAAGCGTACAGAAGACTATATTACAGGACGATTTGGTTAA
- the pstA gene encoding phosphate ABC transporter permease PstA, with the protein MRMLNHKKIKENMESRFLQDRIYKLIFYITMLFSIVILFVLLYQVFEKGISNLSIDFFTNFASRNPKQAGIAAALSGTILFMSIVIPVSFIFGIGTALYLEHYAKESTFTKIIELNIQTLAGVPSVVFGLLGLTIFVYGLQLGESIIAAALTMSLLVLPTVVVASQEAIRMVPSSLLEASYGVGATKWQTMYQVVLPTAFSGILTGCILALSRAIGEAAPLLVIGALAFANYIPIHMFDRFTVLPIQIFNWMSRPQEEFQHVAAAGMLVLLGLLLVMNAIVLWLRNRK; encoded by the coding sequence ATGCGAATGTTAAACCATAAAAAAATAAAAGAAAATATGGAATCGCGTTTTCTACAGGATCGAATATATAAGTTGATTTTTTATATAACAATGTTGTTTTCAATCGTAATACTTTTCGTATTGTTATATCAAGTTTTTGAGAAAGGGATTAGTAATCTTTCGATAGATTTTTTTACGAACTTTGCTTCTCGTAATCCGAAGCAAGCGGGGATTGCTGCCGCATTATCAGGAACAATATTATTTATGAGCATTGTCATACCGGTCTCTTTTATATTTGGAATCGGAACAGCGCTTTATTTGGAGCATTATGCAAAGGAATCTACATTTACAAAAATAATAGAGCTAAATATTCAAACGCTAGCCGGTGTACCTTCCGTCGTATTCGGATTACTTGGCTTAACCATCTTTGTATATGGTCTTCAGTTAGGAGAGAGCATAATAGCAGCAGCGCTTACGATGAGTTTGCTTGTCTTACCAACTGTTGTTGTGGCGAGTCAAGAAGCGATTCGTATGGTGCCAAGTTCATTGCTAGAGGCTTCATATGGAGTAGGTGCTACAAAGTGGCAAACAATGTATCAAGTAGTATTACCAACTGCTTTTTCAGGAATTTTAACCGGCTGTATTTTAGCGCTTTCGAGGGCAATTGGAGAAGCAGCACCATTGTTAGTTATCGGGGCGCTCGCATTTGCGAATTATATTCCGATTCACATGTTTGATAGATTTACAGTTTTACCGATTCAAATTTTTAATTGGATGAGTAGACCACAAGAAGAGTTTCAACATGTAGCAGCTGCGGGCATGCTTGTTTTGTTAGGATTGTTGCTCGTTATGAATGCAATCGTCTTATGGTTACGAAATCGAAAATAA
- the pstC gene encoding phosphate ABC transporter permease subunit PstC → MARNDKSQITFSVQHLIERNTKKRKKTQRINQIVPLLLKAIASVSIITTIGIIVMLANETIMFFQKVPLHSFFTEKEWLPFFKQPKFGILPLICGTVLVTTIAMTVAIPIGLGCAIFLSEYASNTARKVLKPSLELLAGIPTIVYGFFALTVVTPFLQRIIPDLQFFNAISPGIVIGFMMIPMIASLSEDAMRAVAKGVKEASLALGATRFETVKQVVFPAAFSGIMAAVVLAASRAIGETMIVVIAGGSTPNVSIDPTHSIQTLTAYIVQVSLGDAPYGTMTYYSMYAVGATLLMFTLIMNIVSQQIMRRFRKAI, encoded by the coding sequence TTGGCTCGTAATGACAAAAGTCAAATTACATTTTCTGTACAACATTTGATTGAGAGAAATACAAAAAAAAGAAAAAAAACGCAGCGAATCAATCAAATAGTTCCGTTATTGCTAAAGGCAATTGCTAGCGTCTCTATTATAACGACGATTGGAATCATTGTGATGTTAGCAAATGAAACAATCATGTTTTTTCAAAAAGTACCTTTACATTCTTTTTTCACTGAAAAAGAATGGTTACCTTTTTTCAAGCAGCCGAAGTTTGGAATATTACCACTTATATGTGGAACTGTTCTTGTCACAACAATTGCTATGACAGTAGCCATTCCAATCGGTCTAGGATGTGCGATATTTTTAAGTGAGTATGCTTCAAATACTGCTAGAAAAGTGTTAAAGCCGTCGTTGGAGTTATTAGCAGGTATTCCGACAATTGTGTATGGTTTTTTCGCATTAACGGTTGTCACACCATTTTTGCAGCGGATTATTCCAGATTTACAGTTTTTTAATGCAATTAGTCCGGGAATTGTTATTGGATTTATGATGATACCAATGATTGCTTCTCTGTCTGAAGATGCAATGAGAGCTGTAGCAAAGGGTGTAAAAGAAGCTTCGCTAGCCTTAGGAGCAACGCGTTTTGAAACGGTAAAACAAGTCGTATTTCCAGCAGCTTTTAGCGGGATAATGGCAGCTGTTGTATTAGCTGCCTCTCGGGCAATTGGTGAAACGATGATTGTTGTCATTGCAGGTGGTTCAACACCGAATGTATCAATAGATCCAACGCATTCCATTCAAACGTTAACAGCTTATATTGTGCAAGTAAGCTTAGGTGATGCTCCTTATGGAACGATGACATATTATAGCATGTATGCTGTAGGAGCTACGCTACTTATGTTTACGCTTATTATGAATATCGTTTCGCAGCAAATTATGCGCCGTTTTAGGAAGGCGATATAA
- a CDS encoding PstS family phosphate ABC transporter substrate-binding protein → MKWISVSIKVLTLSTCSFFLYMSTVSASSEMGEVRVDGSSTVFPIMEAVAEEYTKKHPRVKISISISGTGGGFHRFGKGEVDINNASRSMKQVEENVMKKNSIQFTPLEVAYDGLTIVVNRQNTWVNNMTIEELRLLWSEDGRVKRWSHIHPDWPREQVQFYAPGVDSGTYDYFQNVVLQNNRLAKTVSLSEDDQVIMQGVMNDKNAIAFVGYAYYIANRDKVKAIKVNGVFPTKGTIQSGNYRPLSRPLFTYVNHASIQNKSNVASYVEFMMKHVGNLAEEVGYVKLPKEKYNEQLRMLTEIKR, encoded by the coding sequence GTGAAATGGATAAGTGTATCGATTAAGGTTTTGACACTATCGACATGTTCCTTTTTCTTGTACATGTCTACTGTATCTGCTTCGAGTGAAATGGGAGAAGTGAGAGTTGATGGATCCTCAACAGTTTTTCCTATTATGGAGGCAGTGGCAGAAGAATATACAAAGAAACATCCACGCGTGAAAATTTCTATTAGTATATCTGGGACAGGGGGAGGTTTTCATCGTTTCGGTAAAGGAGAAGTGGATATAAATAATGCTTCACGTTCGATGAAACAAGTGGAAGAGAATGTAATGAAGAAAAACTCTATCCAGTTTACCCCGCTTGAAGTTGCCTATGACGGTCTTACAATCGTTGTGAACCGGCAAAATACGTGGGTAAATAATATGACGATCGAAGAGTTACGTCTATTATGGAGTGAAGATGGAAGAGTAAAACGATGGTCACATATTCATCCAGATTGGCCACGTGAACAAGTACAATTTTATGCACCAGGTGTAGACTCTGGTACGTATGATTACTTTCAAAATGTCGTCTTACAAAATAATCGCCTTGCAAAAACGGTTTCTTTATCAGAAGACGATCAAGTTATTATGCAAGGAGTAATGAATGATAAAAATGCAATTGCATTTGTAGGATATGCTTACTATATAGCTAATCGGGATAAGGTGAAAGCAATAAAAGTAAATGGTGTATTTCCGACAAAAGGGACAATTCAATCTGGTAACTATAGGCCGCTATCAAGACCACTATTTACTTATGTGAACCATGCTTCAATTCAAAATAAAAGCAATGTAGCAAGTTATGTTGAGTTTATGATGAAGCATGTTGGCAATCTTGCTGAAGAGGTTGGCTATGTGAAGTTGCCAAAAGAAAAATATAATGAACAGCTGCGGATGTTAACAGAAATAAAAAGATAA
- a CDS encoding peptidoglycan D,D-transpeptidase FtsI family protein — protein sequence MSKKKTKKKTHVPFRLNVLFFCVFLMFSAVIVRLGYVQIVRGEEYKNEVEKKENSTISNPVPRGKIFDRYGRAVVDNDPVRTITFTKMKGSTAEDRLETAKKLADLIEVPTDKLTDRDKKDFWLSMHKEEAKAKITKKDREELKEKKIDDKEVAERQRNRVTEEEMNQLTAKDLELLAIKSKMDGGYAMTPQVIKKQATPEEYAIISENLALLPGVDTNVDWDRKYTYDDMFRSVLGGVTSADEGLPKERLDYFLVRDYNRNDRVGKSYLEQQYEDSLHGTKAEVRNITDKEGNILETVNVSQGQRGNDLNLTIDMELQKRVEEILSKSLMSYKGAEPLLDRAFVVMMNPKNGEVLSMAGKQLVNEDGETKVKDFALGTMTSSYPMGSTVKGATLLTGYQTGAIQPGAVQLDEPIKLKGTPMKASWKTMGYINDLTALKMSSNVYMFKTAMNIAGVPYVRGGTLDIPQKAFNDMRYYFGQFGLGVKTGIDLPNETAGQRGTGNQPGFLLDLSIGQYDTYTPLQLAQYVSTIANGGYRMQPQVVKEIRQPAAKPDEVGKVVQSMEPKVLNRVDMPEDQIKRVQEGFRQVFNEPGGTGTKYFTGAKYKAAGKTGTAQTVYGGDKEIGKKANGERVETYNLTLVGYAPLEDPEVAFSVVVPWVHDDKTGINGDIGRKIMDAYFELKKQEVTGEVSKDENGKQSKKQDDE from the coding sequence ATGAGCAAGAAGAAGACAAAGAAAAAGACCCACGTTCCGTTTCGGCTAAACGTGTTGTTTTTTTGTGTATTTTTAATGTTCTCCGCGGTTATTGTAAGGCTTGGATACGTACAAATTGTTCGTGGTGAAGAGTACAAAAATGAAGTTGAGAAAAAAGAAAATTCAACGATAAGTAATCCGGTGCCACGGGGGAAAATATTTGATCGATATGGACGAGCGGTAGTAGATAATGATCCTGTTCGTACGATTACATTTACGAAAATGAAGGGGTCAACTGCAGAAGATCGCTTGGAAACAGCGAAAAAACTTGCAGATTTGATTGAAGTACCAACAGATAAGTTAACAGATCGTGATAAAAAAGATTTTTGGCTTTCTATGCATAAAGAAGAGGCAAAAGCGAAAATCACAAAGAAAGATCGAGAAGAGCTTAAAGAGAAAAAGATTGATGATAAAGAAGTTGCTGAACGTCAACGAAATCGTGTGACAGAGGAAGAAATGAATCAATTAACAGCAAAAGATTTAGAACTACTTGCGATTAAAAGTAAAATGGACGGCGGATATGCAATGACGCCGCAGGTAATAAAAAAACAAGCAACACCTGAAGAATATGCGATTATTAGTGAAAACTTAGCGTTATTGCCAGGTGTTGATACAAATGTCGACTGGGACCGAAAATATACGTATGATGATATGTTCCGCAGTGTACTTGGTGGTGTAACAAGCGCTGATGAAGGTTTGCCGAAAGAGCGATTAGATTACTTCCTCGTTCGTGATTATAATCGTAATGATCGCGTCGGAAAGAGTTATCTTGAACAACAATATGAAGATAGCCTTCACGGTACAAAGGCGGAAGTAAGAAATATTACAGATAAAGAGGGTAATATTTTAGAAACGGTCAATGTATCGCAAGGTCAGCGCGGAAATGATCTGAATTTAACAATTGATATGGAACTACAAAAGCGTGTGGAAGAGATCCTTTCAAAAAGCTTAATGAGTTATAAAGGAGCAGAACCGCTTTTAGATCGTGCATTCGTTGTAATGATGAACCCGAAAAATGGTGAAGTTTTATCTATGGCAGGGAAACAATTAGTTAACGAAGATGGCGAAACAAAGGTTAAAGATTTCGCCTTAGGAACGATGACAAGTTCTTATCCGATGGGATCAACTGTAAAAGGTGCAACACTACTAACAGGGTATCAAACAGGAGCGATTCAACCTGGTGCGGTACAACTTGATGAACCGATTAAATTAAAAGGTACACCAATGAAAGCATCATGGAAAACGATGGGATATATTAATGACCTTACGGCTTTAAAAATGTCTTCTAACGTTTACATGTTTAAAACAGCAATGAATATTGCTGGAGTGCCATATGTGAGAGGTGGTACGTTAGATATACCACAAAAGGCATTTAATGATATGCGTTACTATTTTGGTCAATTTGGGCTTGGTGTAAAAACAGGTATTGATTTACCGAATGAAACTGCTGGACAAAGAGGTACAGGTAATCAGCCAGGTTTCTTATTAGATTTATCAATAGGGCAATATGATACGTATACACCGCTTCAATTAGCACAATACGTTTCTACAATTGCAAATGGCGGTTACCGTATGCAACCGCAAGTAGTAAAAGAGATTCGTCAGCCAGCTGCTAAACCAGATGAAGTTGGAAAAGTTGTTCAATCAATGGAGCCAAAAGTTTTAAACCGTGTAGATATGCCTGAAGATCAAATTAAACGTGTTCAAGAAGGGTTTAGACAAGTGTTTAATGAACCTGGTGGTACAGGTACGAAATACTTTACGGGTGCAAAATATAAAGCTGCAGGAAAAACAGGAACAGCTCAAACCGTATATGGTGGAGATAAAGAGATTGGTAAAAAAGCAAACGGTGAGCGTGTTGAAACTTACAATTTAACATTAGTAGGTTATGCGCCACTTGAAGATCCAGAAGTTGCATTTTCTGTCGTTGTTCCATGGGTACATGATGACAAAACAGGGATTAATGGAGACATTGGTCGTAAAATTATGGATGCTTATTTTGAGTTGAAGAAGCAAGAAGTAACTGGTGAAGTTTCAAAAGATGAAAACGGAAAGCAATCAAAAAAACAAGATGATGAATAA
- a CDS encoding MFS transporter: protein MKWKHVIGDVEVNRDLVILLVMGGLYTLAISLSNTFVNIYLWKQTQNYVNIGLYNLASVVLQPLTFLLGGKLAKRIDRAILLRIGVGTLAVFFIVVLLTGKSASQYILLMGALLGIGYGFYWLAFNLLTFEITEPETRDFFNGFLGLLTSFSGMIGPIAAGYTISRMEKWNGYTVVFFFSLLLFAIAVILSFFVSKRECEGHYEIVQVLKERKADKNWGRITRAHFFQGLREGTFIFVISVYVYLASGSEFALGKYSLVNSAVSFVCYYLVARMLKKEWRKKAILLGGIILYAVVFLVIFDVTYVKLLIYAACIAIAYPILLVPYGSMTYDVIGRAKNAREWRVEYVVVRELWLNGGRICSILSFLCAVVFFPPEKSLPVLLCILGAGHLLIYFAVKNVKYEAQNTNRTSTIAPQATQNQTEPEG from the coding sequence ATGAAGTGGAAACATGTAATTGGTGATGTTGAGGTGAATCGGGATTTAGTAATACTGCTTGTTATGGGCGGATTATACACACTTGCCATTTCTTTATCCAATACGTTTGTTAACATTTATTTATGGAAGCAAACACAAAATTATGTAAACATTGGTTTGTATAATTTGGCGAGTGTCGTATTACAACCGCTCACATTTCTCCTTGGAGGGAAATTAGCAAAGCGTATTGATCGCGCGATTTTATTACGAATAGGTGTAGGCACATTAGCTGTTTTTTTCATCGTTGTTTTATTAACAGGAAAGAGTGCCTCACAGTATATTTTATTAATGGGAGCCCTTTTAGGGATTGGTTATGGTTTTTATTGGCTCGCATTTAATTTGTTAACATTTGAAATTACGGAACCAGAAACGCGTGATTTTTTTAACGGTTTTCTTGGGCTTCTTACATCCTTCTCTGGAATGATTGGACCAATAGCGGCAGGATATACAATTTCACGTATGGAAAAGTGGAACGGTTATACAGTCGTTTTCTTTTTTTCATTACTATTATTTGCGATTGCCGTTATTCTTAGCTTTTTCGTATCAAAAAGGGAATGTGAAGGGCATTATGAAATCGTTCAAGTATTGAAAGAGCGCAAGGCTGATAAAAACTGGGGAAGGATTACACGTGCCCATTTTTTTCAAGGGCTTAGAGAAGGGACATTCATTTTCGTCATTTCAGTATACGTTTATTTGGCATCTGGTAGTGAATTCGCATTAGGTAAATATAGTCTAGTGAATTCTGCTGTTTCATTCGTATGTTATTACTTAGTTGCACGTATGTTAAAGAAAGAATGGAGAAAAAAGGCGATTTTACTTGGGGGTATTATTTTATATGCTGTAGTGTTTTTAGTTATTTTTGATGTTACATATGTAAAATTACTTATTTATGCAGCATGTATCGCAATTGCTTATCCCATTTTACTCGTACCATACGGTTCTATGACATATGACGTAATAGGAAGAGCGAAAAATGCGAGAGAATGGCGTGTTGAGTATGTCGTTGTTCGAGAATTATGGCTAAATGGCGGAAGAATTTGTTCGATTTTAAGTTTTTTATGCGCAGTAGTATTCTTTCCACCTGAAAAAAGTCTACCTGTTTTATTATGCATTCTTGGAGCTGGACATTTACTTATTTATTTTGCGGTTAAAAATGTCAAATATGAAGCACAAAATACGAATAGAACAAGTACGATAGCGCCCCAAGCGACACAAAACCAGACTGAACCAGAAGGTTAA
- the sodA gene encoding superoxide dismutase [Mn] — MAKHELPNLPYAYDALEPHFDKETMNIHHTKHHNTYITNLNAALEGHAELANKSVEELVSNLNEVPEAIRTAVRNNGGGHANHTFFWTILSPNGGGQPVGELATAIEAKFGSFDAFKEEFAKAGATRFGSGWAWLVVNNGELEVTSTPNQDSPLTEGKTPVIGLDVWEHAYYLNYQNRRPDYIGAFWNVVDWNAAEKRYQEAK; from the coding sequence ATGGCAAAACATGAATTACCAAATTTACCTTATGCGTATGATGCTTTAGAACCTCACTTTGATAAAGAAACAATGAACATCCATCATACAAAACATCACAACACGTATATCACAAACTTAAACGCTGCATTAGAAGGCCATGCAGAATTAGCTAACAAAAGCGTTGAAGAATTAGTTTCAAACTTAAACGAAGTACCAGAAGCGATCCGCACTGCAGTACGTAACAACGGTGGCGGACATGCAAACCACACTTTCTTCTGGACAATCCTATCTCCAAACGGTGGTGGACAACCAGTAGGTGAACTTGCAACTGCAATTGAAGCGAAATTTGGTAGCTTCGATGCATTCAAAGAAGAGTTTGCAAAAGCTGGCGCAACTCGCTTTGGTTCTGGTTGGGCTTGGTTAGTAGTAAACAACGGCGAATTAGAAGTAACAAGCACTCCAAACCAAGATTCTCCTTTAACTGAAGGTAAAACTCCAGTTATCGGTTTAGACGTTTGGGAGCACGCTTACTACTTAAACTACCAAAACCGTCGTCCTGACTACATCGGTGCATTCTGGAACGTTGTAGATTGGAACGCTGCTGAAAAACGTTACCAAGAAGCAAAATAA
- a CDS encoding DUF1189 domain-containing protein: protein MSIFTQLAKSVYSPKDMALFRFQKIGKTILYIMLLCLITTIPRTLLYGSLIQDGVTMVNQVIEKDIPDFKIENGELKADIDKPIEKEDGNSLFVFDPNATDVEKYQNKTGLFVLKDKVISMGNGQIQTYSYNDLLGASLEKKDLQDFISLFDGIYPILMFVIGAFVYLFQLFITFVGITLLAFIGSAMSGQRKLSYKQVWTLTAYSYTIPTLFFMIMDLLKINVPGSTFIYIVVTLIVLYLTIKEVPKPKEKQEL, encoded by the coding sequence ATGTCCATATTTACACAACTAGCAAAAAGCGTATATTCGCCAAAAGACATGGCGCTTTTCCGTTTTCAAAAAATCGGTAAAACCATTTTGTATATTATGCTACTTTGCTTAATCACTACCATTCCAAGAACTTTATTGTATGGTAGCCTCATTCAAGATGGTGTTACCATGGTAAACCAAGTAATTGAAAAGGATATCCCTGATTTTAAGATTGAAAACGGAGAATTAAAAGCTGATATTGATAAGCCGATCGAAAAAGAAGATGGGAACTCTCTTTTCGTATTTGATCCAAACGCAACCGACGTAGAGAAATATCAAAATAAAACAGGTTTATTTGTTCTAAAAGATAAAGTAATCTCTATGGGGAATGGTCAAATACAAACTTATTCCTATAATGATCTATTAGGTGCATCTCTTGAGAAGAAAGATCTACAAGACTTTATCTCTTTATTTGATGGCATTTATCCAATCTTAATGTTCGTTATCGGTGCCTTCGTGTACCTATTCCAATTATTTATTACATTTGTAGGAATTACTCTTCTTGCCTTCATCGGCTCTGCCATGAGTGGTCAACGTAAATTATCTTATAAGCAAGTTTGGACGTTAACTGCTTACAGCTACACAATTCCAACGCTCTTCTTTATGATTATGGATTTATTAAAAATAAACGTACCTGGTTCAACGTTCATTTACATTGTGGTTACTTTAATCGTCCTGTACTTAACAATTAAAGAAGTTCCAAAACCGAAAGAAAAACAAGAACTATAA
- the ispG gene encoding flavodoxin-dependent (E)-4-hydroxy-3-methylbut-2-enyl-diphosphate synthase, protein MTHRTKTRPVKVGNLTIGGNNELIIQSMTTTKTHDVEATVAEIKRLEEAGCQIVRVAVPDERAANAIADIKKQINIPLVADIHFDYRLALKAIEGGIDKVRINPGNIGRRHKVEAVVNAAKERGIPIRIGVNAGSLERHILEKYGYPTADGMVESALHHIKILEDLDFHDIIVSMKASDVNLAIEAYEKAARAFDYPLHLGITESGTLFAGTVKSAAGLGAILSKGIGNTLRISLSADPVEEVKVARELLKSFGLASNAATLISCPTCGRIEIDLISIANEVEEYISTLKVPIKVAVLGCAVNGPGEAREADIGIAGARGEGLLFRKGKVVRKVPEETMVEELKKEIDVIAAEMAANQEKEKQEQ, encoded by the coding sequence ATGACTCATCGTACAAAAACACGTCCTGTTAAAGTTGGTAATTTAACAATTGGCGGTAACAATGAATTAATTATACAAAGTATGACAACAACAAAAACACATGACGTTGAAGCAACAGTTGCTGAAATTAAACGTTTAGAAGAAGCGGGTTGTCAAATCGTTCGTGTGGCTGTTCCAGACGAACGCGCAGCAAATGCTATTGCTGATATTAAAAAACAAATCAACATTCCACTTGTTGCTGATATTCATTTTGATTATCGCCTCGCTTTAAAAGCAATTGAAGGCGGCATTGATAAAGTACGTATCAATCCAGGTAACATTGGACGTCGCCATAAAGTAGAAGCTGTTGTAAATGCTGCAAAAGAACGCGGCATTCCAATCCGCATTGGTGTAAACGCCGGTTCATTAGAACGTCATATTTTAGAAAAGTATGGCTATCCAACTGCTGATGGTATGGTTGAAAGTGCACTGCACCATATTAAAATTTTAGAGGACTTAGATTTCCATGATATTATCGTATCAATGAAAGCCTCTGATGTTAACTTAGCAATTGAAGCATACGAGAAAGCCGCTCGTGCTTTTGATTATCCATTACATTTAGGTATTACAGAATCCGGAACACTATTTGCCGGAACTGTAAAGAGTGCCGCTGGTCTTGGAGCAATCTTAAGTAAAGGTATCGGAAATACACTTCGTATCTCATTAAGTGCTGATCCAGTTGAAGAAGTAAAAGTTGCACGTGAACTATTAAAATCATTCGGTCTTGCATCTAATGCAGCAACGCTTATTTCTTGTCCAACTTGCGGTCGTATCGAAATTGACCTAATCAGTATCGCTAATGAAGTAGAAGAATATATCTCTACACTAAAAGTACCGATTAAAGTAGCTGTACTCGGCTGTGCTGTAAACGGTCCTGGTGAAGCTCGTGAAGCAGATATCGGTATTGCTGGCGCGCGTGGAGAAGGTTTATTATTCCGTAAAGGAAAAGTTGTTCGAAAAGTACCAGAAGAAACAATGGTAGAAGAACTAAAAAAAGAAATCGATGTAATAGCTGCTGAGATGGCTGCTAATCAAGAAAAAGAAAAACAAGAACAATAA
- a CDS encoding Fur family transcriptional regulator — translation MNLTEALRLMKEKGYKHTGKREEMLRLFAAHNRYLTAKDVLEHMKDDYPGLSFDTIYRNLTVFAEIGVLEQTELNGEKHFRFTCSIMEHHHHFICLDCGGTKEITSCPMDVMNKDFKGYEVTGHKFEIYGRCPKCAK, via the coding sequence ATGAATCTAACAGAAGCTTTACGCCTAATGAAAGAAAAAGGATATAAACATACCGGAAAAAGGGAAGAGATGTTACGTTTGTTTGCGGCTCATAATCGTTATTTAACCGCAAAAGATGTGTTAGAGCATATGAAAGATGATTATCCAGGATTGAGTTTTGATACGATTTATCGTAATTTAACAGTGTTTGCTGAAATCGGTGTGTTAGAGCAAACTGAATTGAATGGAGAAAAACATTTTCGTTTTACATGCTCTATTATGGAACACCATCATCATTTTATTTGCTTAGACTGTGGTGGCACAAAGGAAATTACTTCCTGTCCAATGGATGTTATGAATAAAGATTTTAAAGGCTATGAGGTAACGGGACATAAGTTTGAAATATATGGTCGTTGTCCAAAGTGTGCAAAGTAA